In Microbacterium soli, the DNA window CAAGACCGAACTCGGGCCAGCCGAGCAGCGCGGACGATCCACGCGGCCGCAGTTCACGCTCACCCGACGTCGAACGTGCATGACCGGCGTGGACCTCGAGGAGCATCGCCACGCCCCGTTCACGGATGCTGTCCAGTGCGGCCAGCAGCGGGGCGACGTCCTCGTCCGTGTTCAGCGACGACCCGCCCGCGACCCTGTAGAGCGGGCCCAGCAGCATTAGGGCGGGCTCGCACTCGTCGATCCACCTGTGCAGCTGGCCCAGGTCGTTCGCCCGGGTCACGTCCATCACAGGCACGCAGTGCAGGGCCAGGTGATTGCGTGGATCACGGCGGCCGCGCTGCGCTGCAGTGTCAGCCAGGCCTCGGGCTGCCCGCCGCCACTGCCGCTCCGAGTTCTCCGCGTCGACGACGAGCACGTTGACCGGGTCGATCTGGTTGAACTGGAACGGGTGAATCCCAGCGGCCGCGAGGATCGCGATCTGCCGCAGCATCGTCGACTTCCCCGATCCCTCGGCCGCCGACAGCATGAGCCGGTCCTGCCGTTCCAGGAGGTCCGGGATCACCCAGTCGTACGCGTCGGCCTCCTCCGGCACGTCGAGCACGTCTCGCAGCCATCGGACCGACTTCCCGCCGGCGGACTGCATGTCGGTGATCGTGCGGAGGTCCTGCTGTGCACGGGCGAGTGCGACTCCCGGGTCGGTGTCGGGGTGCTGCAGGCGCTGGCCCACGTCGGCGAGCAGGCGCCGGACGGATGCTTCACGGACGAGCCCGGCCCAGTACACGCCGTCGCCTGTGGTGTCGTCCTGCCAGCGGGACAGGTCGTTGAGTTCGATGCCGCGCACGTCCCACGACTGCAGGCGGTCGTACACGGCGAGGTAGTCGGTCGGCGCGCCGGTCGCGTGCAGGCCGATCAGCCCGTTGAAGATCGCGCCGAGCCGCAGGTCGTGGAAGTCGCCGCCTGTGACCGCGCGCTGCATGTCGGGGATCTGGTGCGGGTGCCGCATCGCCGCCCCGATCACACGCTGCTCGATCAACACGGCCGTGTCGACCGGCGCCGGTGTCGTCGCGTAGGGGTCCTCGGGCGGGGCCTCGTCGACGTACTCGGACATCACGATCCGATCTCCTTCCGCCCCGAGACCGCACACCGATACGCCGCGAGGGCGACGGCATCCGGTTCGATCCGGTTCCCCCACTCGTCCTCCCGCTCACCCAGGCTGGCGAGCAGCATCCGCTCCACACCCGCCCGGACATGCGCCGGCGTCAGATACGCCGTGCTCTCCCGCTGGTGCAGCTTCACCGCCTCCACAGCCATGCCGTAGTCGAGGTCCCCGACGAGCTCATGCCAAGCGATGACCGTCGAATCCCCGATCTGCCGGTTGTCGATCACCTGGATCCGGATGAGCAGCTGGTTCGTCTCCTGGATGTTCATCCGAGGGCCTCCTGCCCGACCATCGCGGCCAGACGCGCACCACGATCGATGCCATCCCGAACCCGGTCATCCGGACTCGGCCGGCCCTGCCTCGGCAGGCTCCACCGGTGCGCCTTGCGCATCCAGTTCCGCCACGTGCCGAGCCAGTCGAGCTTCGTGGCCTTCGCGCCCGACTCGGCACGCCAATAGTCCACGAACTCGCGGGTGTGCGCGTCGACGTCGAGACCGGGCACTTCGGCTGCCGCCCACGCCCTCATCTCGGCTGTGAGCATGAAGGGTTCCGGGATGCGGGAGCCGCGCTTGCGCGGCGCTACCTCACCGGGTTCTACCTCTACGGGTTCTACCTCTATAAGAAGAGTGCCTTGCAGCTCCTTGCCGGTTGCATGCCCTTCGGTTGCCGGTTGCACGTCCTCGTCTTCCGGTTGGAAGTTGCTACCGGCAGAATCTGCCGCCAGGTCGATACGGCCATTCGGATGCAGCGTGTACCCATCCGGAAGCCTGTTCCCGCGACCCCGGCTACCGGTGGTGCGGCGCATCCTCTGGATGACCCCGAAGTCCTCGAGCTCACGGAGCATGCTGCGCACCGTGCGCTCGCTCAGCCCCGACTCCGCCGCGATCGTCGCCTGCGAAGGGTGGATGCCGCCCAGCCCCGACCGCGACGCCAGCGACGCGTACACGAGGACGGCGTTCCGCGGCACCCGCTTGTCGCGGATCATCCAGTTCGGCACGGCCGCGAACCCCTCAGCCCTACTCATCGCCCCATCCCTTCTTCGCACTCCACGGCCAGGCCGCCGCTCGTGAGCAGCCACCACGTGCCGTCCAACCTCTTGACCCGGATCCCCGCCGGGCTCCGTTCGATCCCCAGGCGGAGGATCAGCAGCCCGTGATCCCGGGCGAGTTCCCTGTGCGCCTCGACCCACCCGTGGCATCCGGTCGTCCCGGACCCGCAGAGGATCAGGCAGTTCGCGATCCCCGAGATGAGCAGCTCGTACGGGCTGCCCTTCTTGGCCCCGATCCCGCCAGACCCGCGCGGGATCCGGTGATGGGCGGACCACCCGATGCCGCGGTCCTCGAACCGGAGCGGGCGCCGGCATCGGAAGCACGCCTCCCGCTCTCGTTCGAAGAACGCATGCCGGACGGTCTTCGCGGCGAACTCCCCCGCCCTCACAGCGGCACCACCTTGTACGCCTCGTCGAACGACATCGCAGGCCGGCCGCAGAACGCGCACCGCGGGATGAATATCCCCGCCCGAACGATGTCCTCCACCCTGCGGCGGACGTTGGCCAGGTGACGGGCGCAGAGGTTCCCGGCGTTCAGGTCGCACCCGCGGCACTTGACGAAGAACTCGGCGTCATGACCGCCGCGCGCGCACGGGATCTCGAAGTCGAGCGCGTCGAGGACCACCGTCTCCTCGTCCAGCAGCGTGCTCACGACACACCCCCATGCCGGTACGTCAGCTCGACCTGCTTCCCGATCGACTGCACCCGGCCGGTGTAGTCCGAGAGGAGGTTCCCCACACGGCGGGCCTTCTCGAACGCGACGACCGCCCGGTCGTACGCTTTCCGCTGCTCCATCGTCGCGAGCCGCACCCTCGACGCCTGCTCCCGGACGGGAAACCCCGCCGCGTCCAACACCGCCTGAGCGCGTGCATCCGCGAGATCGGCGGACGCCTGCCGCTTCAACGTCTCCGCGTTCTCGATGATCAGCACCATCCGCGACGCCCACCGGGACACGTCCGCAAGGGACGCAATCACCCAGTCGGGCGTGCGGATCGTGCCGTCATCGAGCGGGTGCGCGACCAAGCGCGCCTCCTCCGCGTACGCCTCGATCGACTCGACATCGACGACCTCACCGTTCGGCCAGGTCATGATCTCCTGCCCGGTCACAGCACACCCGCCGGAGTGAACGCGCCCACGCTGACGACCTCGACCCGGTCGAACGGACGGACCTCGAACGCGATCTCGCAGCCCGCCGCGGTGCGGCAGATCAGATGCCCGGAGGCGGTGGGGGCCGCGCCGCCACGAATGCGCAGCACGGTCACCACCTCCCGACCAGCACGGATCCCGTCCCCGGGGAGCACGGCGTGCACCGGGATCCGGCCCGGCACCCGCACCTCGGGCGCCGCCAACGGTGATTGCCGGTAGTCGATCCCGAGGACCTCACCGCTAGAGCCGTAGACCAGCGGAGTGCGTGCCTTGACAGCGGCCGGGATCCGGTGCTGAATCGGAAGATCTCGCTCGGTGATCATGCCTGCTCACCGCCATCCATGCCGTACTCGGCGATCTCCTCCGGCGTCAGCCGCATCGGGTTGTCCGGCAGAACCTCCCGCTCCTCCGGCGTGGGCTCCGGCTCAGGTGCGTCGACCGGCGCCGACGTGCGCGACTTCCGCGCGACCGTCCGCGTCGCCTTCGGCTTTTCCACCGGCGCCGACGTCGACTCCGGCACGACGCCGTCCTCGAGCTCCTCGATCGAGTACGCCATGCCGAGCAACGCATCCGCCGCGATCAACCGGCCGACCTCCGCCGTCGCGCGGGCGACGAGCATCGCCTCCGGCTGCGCCTTCCAGTTCGTCTTGTTCGTGAGGCCAAGACGCCGCGCACGGTCCATGTCCCACATCGACGTGACCACATTCGCGTCACCCCGACGCCTGCCCTTCACGATCGCGCGCTGCTGGGTCGACTCCTCCACCCAGATCTCGTGACCATGCGACTGCACGACGGCCCGGATCGTGATCGCCCGGAACGCCGGCGTCCCCTGGATGACGTCCATCGACCGCAGCGACGCGAGAGGGTCAAGGCCAAGGCCCTGCCCGGTGACGATCGCGGCTGCCGCTTCGGTCGGCTTCCCGTTGTACGAAGCCGGGACGAATGACGTGCCGACGAGCATCGTCGCCGCCTGGTACGCCAGCTTCAGATCACGAACGAACCGCAGCAGGCTCTCCGAGCCCCACTCCTGACCGTCGTCACCGGTCGGATGTGCAGGTGCGATCTCCGTCGCCTGCGTCGAGATCTCGACATCGGTTCCCGGCTGCTCCGGGGCCTCTTCGGCGTTCATGCCGCCACCCCCGGCAGGTACATCGCGTCGCCGCGCAGCGACCTGATCCGATCCGAGTCCCGCGTGTTCCGCGCATTCTGGATGATCGTCTTCGCGATCCTCCAGACCTGCTCGCCCCGCTCCATCGGGTACACGGTGTAGCCGTCCGAACGGATATGGATCGCGACATGATCGGTGATCCCGAGCGCCGCCATCGACTGCTCGTTGCCGTCCGCGTCGAGATAGAAGTCCGACCGGCCGTAGCACTCCAGCTGGAACGCGACCTCACCGTAGATGTCCTTCGACGTCTTCCAGTCCGCGAGGAACACACGACCCGGGAACAGCGGCGACCGGAAGATGAGATCCAAGGTCCCGCCGAGTCGCTCGTCGATGTTGCAGCACGACGCCTCGGTGACGATGTGCTCGACCTGCCACTCGTCCATGAACCGGACCGCGGACTCGACATGCCCGGCGAGCTCATCCGGGACCGCGACCTCGTCCCCCTGCACGGTGAGCTCAGCCAACCGGTGCACCTCCGTGCCACGGCGGGCAGCCGCATCGCGAACCTCGTAACGGGCCTTCTTCAGCGTTGCCAGACGCTGCGAGAACGGCATCTGAGCGAGCTCGTCCCAGTGGTCGACCGCGTAGTCGGCGGTGACGTTCCCCGCCCACTCCTCGAGGGCCTTCTTCCGGACGCCGTCGCCGAGCATCGTCGTGACGCCGTCAAGCTTCTCCCCGTCGAGGTAGTAGGCGTGACCGCGCCCGAACTGCCGGCGGCGGAACCTACCAGCGGCGATGCCCTTCATCTCTGCCTGCGCGCCCACGGATCAGCCTTCGACTTCCGGAAGGTCCAGCTGCTCCATACCAGTGCGCGCCTTCAGCGCCGCGTCCCGCAGCTTCACCGCGGCGGCGATCGCCTCCGGCGTGTGCAGGGGCTCGATGCTGAACGTCTCGACCACCGGGTACGTCTCCCCCGCGATCGCCTTCGACACGACCTCGTCCAGTCGGTACGTCACGATCGCGACGATCGGGGCCGCGTCCTGAGCGTTCTCGATCAGGTCTTCCTCGAGACCGTAGAAGCCGTTGCGCTCCTCCGGCGGATTCCCCCGCTTGAACGCCGTCGCCTTGATCTCCATGTCAGATCCCCATTCCTGCGGGCGACCGCCCGCTGTCCACCGGCCACGCGACCCTCGCGTGAGCCGCCTCCTGCTTCGCCGTGTAGGGCATCCGCAGCCCCAGGCGGTGCGCGCCAGCCGCGGCCAGCGCGACGGCATCCGCCACGTTGTGATCGGGCACGTTCGCGCCCGGCACCATCGCCTGCACCGACGTGAGCACCAGACGCTTCCGCACCGTCGACGTCGTGCCACGCGGGACGGGGTCGGAGTGCGCGAGCACCTGCCGTGATGTCGGTGCGACGAGCACCACCGGGCCACGCGCCATCAGCTGGTCGATGAGCATCCACCGCAGCCCCGCCCGCTCATCAGCCAGGGGCGTGTACTTGGATCCCATCGACGGGCCCTCCACGACCGACAGGGCGAGCCGTGCCGGGACGAAAGCGAGGATCTCGGTCAGCATCAGCCGGATGCGGCCCCGATTCGTCTCGGCTGACTCGACCTCCGGCTTCACGCCCCGGCCCCGCCACGTGTCCCACGAGGGCTCCGGGAAGTCCGTCCCCGGGTGCCACGACACCAGCGCGACGCCGGACACCGTCAGCGACGGGTCGACACCCAGCACGGCGGTCACAGCGTCGCCCCGAAGATCAGCGCGCCGAGCGCGGTCACACCGGTGATCGTCGCCACCAGACCCCACCCCGAGAACACGATCCGGGAGCCAGGCAGCAATGCCGGGACCGGCCCGGTCATCGCGTCCACCGGAGGGAACGGCGGGTCCGTCACGACCTCCTCGATCGCGAACACCTTCCCGTCGTCGAACTCGTCGACGACGTCGGCGGCGTCGGTGAAGTCATCGACCAGTCGCCGACGCCCGCCCAGGTGCGGGACACCCTCACGGGTTTCGAGTACGACAGCGACCGGTGTCGTCTCGGCGTTCACAGCGCACCCCTGATGGATGCGAGGCCCGCCTGCGACGACGGCTCCGAGACGACCAGTTGCACGGCGCCTGTAATCGACGGGTGCGTGACCGGCATATCCACGTGCGTGCCCCCACCGTCCACACCGCGGAACCGGTACCGCTCGTTGACGTCATCGACACGGCACGTCTCCACCAGGCCCATGTGCTCGACCCGCCAGAACTGGCCGGGCTCGGCCTCGTGCCACGGCTTGGGCACCGGGTGCGCGAGCAGGAAGTCACGCGCCGCGCGCTGCATCGCGGTGGGGCGGGTGATGTCGAGCACCCGGTCGTTGAGGTGGTCCGCCACGAACGTGTCTTCGTCGACCACCTTCACCGTGCGTCGACCATCCCGGCCCGCCGGACCCTCGACGCAGACCATGTGCGGATCAGCCGGTGACCGCCACCACCCACGCTCTTCGTCGCGCAGCATCTCGAAGAACTCGGCAGCGTCGAACGCCGCCTCACGCGACAAGTAGCCGCGCTTCTGACCGATCGAGATCGACCCGTCCTCGTACTGCGTCACCGTCCGGCCACTCTTGGCCACCATCGTTTTCACCATCAGGATCCCCATCCCTCGAAACGTCAGCGCCGAGCCCGGCGCCCACTGCATGACCACGCGAACACCGCGCAGAAGATCGTGGCGAGCAGCAGAACACCGTTCGCCCTCATCGACACCCACACGACGACGAGGCACAGCACGGTCAGCAAGAGCGACGCGTACTGGATGACGACTAGGGCCGATCCGGTGCGCAGGGGCTGATCCCCATCAGTCCCCTGCGCACGGACGCGGAACTCCCCAGTCCGCTGCCCGGGCTCCCCAACCCGGGAGATCATCGCCCCCTCGGTAGGCTCAGCCACATGGCCCGCTACCTCGAACTCCACGGCGGCACGAACGATGTCGCCGTCAAGGGCACGAACTTCCGTCAGAAGCACGTCCCCCCGGTCGGCACGTACTGGTTCGTGCTCGAAGCCGAACCCCTCAACCGCGCGGATCCGAACGCCGTGCAGGTGGTGGCGAAGAAGCCAGTCGGCTACCTTCCGGCTGGCATCGCGCCAGCGTGGAGTCCGCTGTGCCAGAGCATCGGCCGGCGACGCTTTACCGTCGAGGGTGAAGTCCGACTCACCCCGGATGGTCGCGCCCGCTGGGTTCTGCTGTGGCTTCCTGACCCGGAAGCCGTGGCGAGTCTCCTGTAGCGAGATCACGATGCAGCCTCGCTGTGCTCCGTGTGCTTCGCCGCTTCACGGAGTCGCTTCGAGATGATCGCGACGATGTCTGCTTCACGGAAGACATACGCGCCCCGCTGGCCGGGCATCTTCTGGGCCGGGTACTCGCCGCGCTCGGCCTTCCGCTGCACAGTGCGCGGATGCTCGATGAGCAGACTGGCGGCCTGATTCGTAGAAATCAGCTTCTGTCGGTTTTTCGGCATGTGTTGAGACTAGCGGGAAGTCGAATATCCGCAAGTGTCGGTTCCCCGACATGTCTGGCTTATGACGCTTTCTGCCGCATAATCTCGCTATTGCGGTATCTCCAAAGTTGTCGTAGCATCGACACATGTCGACCTAGGGAGGTCGCCGACCGGCAGGGGGAATCATGAGCAAGCACGCAATCGAACAGACGCCCGCGTACGAGAACCCGTTTCACTCGGGAGACCGCATCCGCAAGGCGCGCGAGCACATCGGTCAGGACCGGCAGACGTTCGCGGCGACGGTTGGACTGCACCGCGACACCCTGGCTAAGTACGAAGACGGCGGCAAGGCGAAGCGGTCTGCGCTGATCAGCATCGCGTGGGCGACGGGGACGCGTCTTGAGTGGCTCGAAGACGGCGTACTGCCCTGGCTGGCGACGGACGCACCCGGGCCTGAAGTGCCTACACCAGCGGTGTAAACGTGGCGCTCTACCAGCTGAGCTAAAGGCCCCAGGCCTCCGAGTCTACCGGGGCGGGGCGCTGCCCCGAATGCGGCACGGCGATCGTGAACGGATATAGGCTGAGCACAGGACGTGCTGTGCCGAGCTGACAAGGCTCCCCCACGTCGCATCCCGTTTCCTTGGCAAGACCTGCCAGTAAGACGAAAGGCTCCACGTGACTGTTCACGATCAGGATCCGTACTCCCAGGGCCCGCTCGACAGCGATCCGGAGGAGACCGGCGAGTGGCAGCAGTCGCTCGACGAGCTCGTCGATGCGAAGGGCCACGGCCGCGGGCGAGAGATCATGCTCAGCCTGCTCAAGCGCTCGAAGGATCTGCACCTCGGCGTCCCGATGGTCCCGACCACCGACTACATCAACACGATCGCCCCCGAGAACGAACCCGAGTTCGGCGGCGACGAGGAGATCGAGCGCCGCTACCGGCACTGGATCCGATGGAACGCCGCCATCACCGTGCACCGCGCGCAGCGCCCCGGCATCGGCGTCGGCGGGCACATCTCCACCTACGCCGGCGCGGCCTCGCTGTACGAGGTCGGCTTCAACCACTTCTTCCGCGGCCAGGACGCCCCCGGCGGCGGCGACCAGATCTTCATCCAGGGCCACGCCTCCCCGGGCATCTACGCCCGCTCCTTCCTCGAGGGCCGGCTGACCGAGGCCGACATGGACGGATTCCGTCAGGAGAAGTCCCACCTCGGGCATGCTCTTCCGTCGTACCCGCACCCGCGCTCGATGCCGGACTACTGGCAGTTCCCGACCGTGTCGATGGGCATCGGCCCGATCAACGCGATCTATCAGGCCCAGGCCAACAAGTACCTCGCCAACCGCGGCATCAAGGACACCGGTGACCAGCACGTCTGGGCCTTCCTCGGCGACGGCGAGATGGACGAGGTCGAGAGCCGTGGTCAGCTGCAGGTGGCCGCCAACGAGGGTCTGGACAACCTGACCTTCGTCATCAACTGCAACCTGCAGCGCCTGGACGGCCCGGTCCGCGGCAACGGCAAGATCATCCAGGAGCTGGAGTCGTTCTTCCGCGGCGCGGGCTGGAACGTCATCAAGGTGATCTGGGGCCGTGAGTGGGACGACCTGCTCGCCCGCGACACCGAGGGCGCGCTGCTGAACATCATGAACACCACCCCCGACGGGGACTACCAGACGTACAAGGCCGAGTCCGGCGCGTACATCCGCGAGCACTTCTTCGGCAAGGACGAGCGCGCCGCCGCCCTCGTCAAGGACTACACCGACGAGCAGATCTGGCAGCTGCGGCGTGGCGGTCATGACTACCGCAAGGTGTACGCCGCATACAAGGCCGCATTGGAGCACAAGGGCCAGCCCACCGTCATCCTCGCCAAGACCGTCAAGGGCTATGGCCTGGGTCCGCACTTCGAGGGACGCAACGCGACCCATCAGATGAAGAAGATGACGCTGGACAACCTCAAGACGTTCCGTGACACCATGCAGATCCCCATCACGGACGCGCAGCTCGAGGCCGACCCCTACCTGCCGCCGTACTACCACCCCGGCGAGAACGATGAGACCATCCAGTACATGCTGGAGCGCCGCCGGGCCCTGGGCGGCTTCATCCCGGAGCGCCGGACCGCGCACACCTCGATCACCCTGCCCGAGGATTCCGCCTACGCCCTGGCGAAGAAGGGGTCCGGCACGCAGGAGATCGCCACGACCATGGCGTTCGTGCGGCTGCTGAAGGATCTGCTGCGCTCCAAGGACTTCGGCAACCGCATCGTGCCGATCATCCCCGACGAGGCGCGCACCTTCGGCATCGACGCGTACTTCCCCACCGCGAAGATCTACAACCCGAACGGTCAGCATTACACCTCCGTCGATCGCGAGCTGCTTCTGGCGTACAAGGAGAGCCCGCAGGGCCAGATCGTGCACGTCGGCATCAACGAGGCCGGTGCCGTGGCCGCGTTCACCGCCGCGGCGACCTCGTACTCCACGCAGGGCGAGCCCCTCATCCCGATCTACATCTTCTACTCGATGTTCGGCTACCAGCGCACGGGCGATGCACTGTGGGCGGCGGGCGACCAGATGTCCCGCGGCTTCGTGATCGGAGCGACGGCCGGGCGCACCACGCTGACCGGCGAGGGCCTGCAGCACGCCGACGGCCACTCCCCGCTGCTGGCGTCCACCAACCCCGGCACCGTCGCCTACGACCCCGCGTACGGGTACGAGATCGCACACATCGTGCGCTCGGGTCTGGAGCGGATGTACGGCGGTCAGCATCCGGACCCGAACGTCATGTACTACATCACGGTGTACAACGAGCCTCTGGTCCAGCCGGCCGAGCCCGAGGACGTCGACGTGGACGGCATCGTCCGCGGCCTGCACCGCATCTCGGCGGGCACCGGCGAAGGCCCCAAGGCCCAGCTGTTCGCCTCCGGCGTCGGCGTTCCCTGGGCTCTGGAGGCCCAGGCGCTGCTGCGCAAGGACTGGGGCGTGAACGCCGACGTGTGGTCGGTCACCTCCTGGGGCGAGCTGCGCCACGACGGACTCGCGGCCGACGAGCACAACTTCCTGCACCCGGAGGAGGAGCCGCGCACGGCCTACCTGACGCAGAAGCTGCAGGGCGCCGAGGGTCCGGTCATCGCGGTCAGCGACTTCATGCGCGCCGTGCAGGACCAGATCCGTCCCTGGGTGCCGAACCCGTACTACACGCTGGGCGCGGACGGTTTCGGATTCTCCGACACGCGTGCTGCCGCACGTCGCTTCTTCAAGATCGACGGCCCGTCCATGGCTGTCCGCACCCTGCAGGCGCTGGCCGATCAGGGCGAGGTCGATCGCTCCTCGGTCGCCGAGGCCATCCGCAAGTACTCGCTGCACGATGTGAACGCGGGTGCCAGCGGGAACGCGGGTGGTGAGAGCTGAGCCTGTGACAGGATCCTCGAAACCGGTGATGGACAAGACCGCGACCCTGGCCTGGCTGCGCCGGATATCCGGCGACATCGCCACGGTGACCATCAAGCGTCTCGAGGACACGCTGCCCTGGTACGCCGACATGCCGCCGGCCCGACGCTCCGCCGTCGGGCTGGTGGCGCAGGCCGGCATCACCTCGTTCATCCAGTGGTACGAGGACCCGACCTCGACCCCGTGGATCGCGGCGGACATCTTCGCGACAGCCCCGCGCGAGCTGCTGCGCAGCGTCAGCCTGCAGCAGACGCTGCAGCTGATCCGAGTGACCGTCGAGGTCACGGAGGAGCGCGTCGCCGGTCGCGGCGACGAGCTGCGCGAGGCGATCCTGCTGTACTCCCGTGACGTCGCCTTCGCGGCGGCCGACGTGTACGCCCGCGCGGCGGAGGCCCGCGGCCTCTGGGATGCCAGGCTCGAGGCGCTCGTCGTGGACTCCATCCTCACCGGCGAGGCTGACGAGGAGCTCCCCAGCCGCATCGCGGCGCTGGGCTGGCACGGCCATGGCGAGGTGTGCGTGCTGGTCGGCACGACCCCGCCGCAGTTCGACGTCGACCAGGTGCGCCGCACGGCGCGCAGGCTCTCGGTCGACGTGCTCATCGGCGTGCAGGGGTCCCGTCTCGTACTCGTCATCGGCCGTGCCCGGGTGCCGGGCAAGGAGTCCGACGACACGGACGCGCTTCCTTTCCCCGAGATCGCCCAGCGGCTCGAACCGTCGTTCGGCGCCGGGCACATCGTCCTCGGTCCGCCCGTCGCAGCCCTTGTGGACGCCGGTCAGAGCGCCAGGGCGGCGCTCGCCGGCTTCGCCGTCGCGCGGGCATGGCGCGGTGCTCCGCGGCCTGTCGAAGCCGACGATCTGCTGCCCGAGCGCGCACTCGCCGGCGACACGCTGGCCAAGCACACCCTCATCGAACGGATCTTCCGCCCTCTGCAGACGCACTCCCCCGACCTCGTCACCACGCTGTGGAGCTACCTCGACAACGGCCGCTCGCTGGAGGCCACCGCGCGGGAGCTGTTCGTGCACCCCAACACGGTGCGGTACCGGCTCAAGCGCGTCAGCGAGGTCATCGGATGGGACGCGACAGGCCCCCGTGAGGCGCTGATCCTGCAGACCGCGCTCATCCTCGGCTCGATCGGCACGACGGATCCGGTTCGTCGCCGGCCCGTGGCGCGCCGCCGCTGAGTCTCCCGCACCGCCACGCGATCACTGTGCGCCACGCACAAACGGATCCAGGATTCTTGTGATGATCCATCCACCGTGCCGCGGGAATCATTGGCAAGATGGATGAGTGATCGTCGTCGCCTGCCCTGGACAGGGCTCTCAGACCCCCGGTTTCCTCGCACCCTGGCTCGAGTTGGACGGCGTCGCCGAGCAGCTCGCGGCCTACTCGGAAGCCGCGGAGGTCGATCTGGTCCTGCACGGCACCCGGTCGGATGCCGACACCATCCGCGACACGCGTATCGCCCAGCCGCTCATCGTCGCCGCGTCGATGATCGCGGGCGGACAGCTCGTGCTGCGCGCGGGTCGACACCCCGACGGTCTCGCGGGGCACTCGGTCGGTGAGCTCGCAGCCCTGGCGGCGGCGGGCGTCATCCCCGGCCTCGACGCGATGCGGCTGGTCGGCATCCGCGGTCGGGCGATGGCGGATGCTGCGGCCCACGCCGCCACCGGCATGAGCGCCGTCCTCGGTGGCGACGCCGATGCGGTGCTGGCGCTGCTCGATGAGCTCGGCCTCGCACCCGCCAACTACAACGTCGCCGGGCAGGTCGTGGCAGCCGGTGCGCTGGAGGGGCTCGCGAAGCTCGCGGAGAGCGCACCTCGCGGAGTCCGCGTCATGCCGCTGCAGGTCGCCGGTGCGTTCCACACTTCATACATGGCCGCAGCCGTGGACACGCTCCGCGCGGCCGTCGACGACCTCACCCCGCATGATCCGACCCTCACGCTCTGGTCGAACCGCGACGGCGCCGTCGTGACCGACGGGCGCGATGCACTGGACCGCATCGTCACGCAGGTGTCCTCGCCCGTGCGCTGGGACCGGTGCATGGACTCCATGAAGGATGCCGGCATCACCGGCTTCATCGAGGTCGCTCCCGCAGGCGCCCTCGTCGGCCTCGCCAAGCGCGGGCTGAAGGGCGTCCCCACCGTCGCCGTGAAGACCCCGGACGATCTCGACGCAGCCGCAGCGCTGCTGAACGGAGAAGCAGCATGACCATGCTCAAGCAGGCGAC includes these proteins:
- a CDS encoding ACP S-malonyltransferase, whose protein sequence is MIVVACPGQGSQTPGFLAPWLELDGVAEQLAAYSEAAEVDLVLHGTRSDADTIRDTRIAQPLIVAASMIAGGQLVLRAGRHPDGLAGHSVGELAALAAAGVIPGLDAMRLVGIRGRAMADAAAHAATGMSAVLGGDADAVLALLDELGLAPANYNVAGQVVAAGALEGLAKLAESAPRGVRVMPLQVAGAFHTSYMAAAVDTLRAAVDDLTPHDPTLTLWSNRDGAVVTDGRDALDRIVTQVSSPVRWDRCMDSMKDAGITGFIEVAPAGALVGLAKRGLKGVPTVAVKTPDDLDAAAALLNGEAA